One Bufo gargarizans isolate SCDJY-AF-19 chromosome 4, ASM1485885v1, whole genome shotgun sequence DNA window includes the following coding sequences:
- the LOC122935220 gene encoding multimerin-2-like: MAASVKPAPADTTASQAAQAPNLPASPTASAAPETALMISPIVEAPAHHQEKTEESLLSAEVTEIIKAVESQENLLEDIQNDIHEAASHLQDLENALGNNSTIALGISQNQSEIDDRVVREIVLPHIENFLKAHFSPIWNSFNKSLQNLNGMVKNLSESVEINRRTLDIFLENSVPKKDLYELGTKFESKIQENFDKLEQLKQQIDNNFHTQQTVIHHNLTMIKADADVKLKRNLKFQQSQYSYLNFSIGELRRGQEQHQDDLLDLAQNITLLCSPRHVELSSTANYQVNETLIEHETQIKYLLTESEAAFENINILEKWLKELRTEFKQNSEKVQMQFMEKSLIVEEIKDLIQRQIMELNYTVNSIQNSSDELFDNCDCHKMNLDIIALEEIQRNFSNQFRDVLYGIEDVKQKEGSSKTYLQHSVEDLAQALQFNRQSLAAQQEQGRKLMLITSQLQTQIKTLTEDVRHIRMDNGQIHKHIKHLDSSFSSLLEDATRHERVLEALLGEEALELLSEDNPEAVYITVIKMHEVLNNTLHVLEKQLLNTDSLSERLQFLEMHYGNQNSPDSPAIFNVEQHNEGRTLDRSLRSGSLEHMEPNHEASRDHDANEFEHNDIMILKRDLQYLYAKVNELQSSLSNSTHSKNDTIRDALKPFNTSIISIKLDIENLRELYNEHIQLFHKVFGNYEALISSDVPLDIEKLKSFIDKKMKKRQKGLETQNKKQNKKHSEEHWQSDETGSPHQDPLVAFSAIFTTGAEGAKMIRFNDIDLNYGDAFSSDGHFTAPYTGVYAFSISVDFGVGNGLGYLVFNGRHSISLENSNTEPAEGNLF, encoded by the exons atggccgccagcgtCAAGCCTGCTCCTGCGGATACCACCGCCAGCCAAGCTGCCCAAGCTCCGAACCTACCAGCATCACCGACGGCATCTGCAGCCCCGGAGACGGCCCTGATGATATCACCTATCGTGGAGGCTCCCGCGCATCACCAGGAG AAAACTGAGGAATCTCTACTGAGCGCAGAGGTGACTGAAATAATTAAAGCTGTTGAAAGCCAAGAAAACCTACTGGAAGATATTCAAAATGATATTCATGAGGCTGCAAGTCATCTTCAGGATCTTGAAAACGCACTGGGGAATAATTCAACTATTGCACTTGGCATCAGTCAGAATCAGTCAGAAATAGATGACCGTGTCGTCCGGGAAATAGTATTACCACATATAGAAAATTTCCTCAAAGCTCATTTTAGTCCCATATGGAACAGTTTTAACAAAAGTCTTCAAAATCTTAATGGTATGGTTAAGAACCTTTCTGAAAGTGTTGAGATTAACAGAAGAACATTGGATATATTCTTGGAGAATTCTGTACCAAAGAAAGACCTCTATGAGCTAGGGACTAAATTTGAGTCCAAAATTCAAGAAAATTTTGATAAACTTGAACAACTGAAACAACAGATAGATAACAACTTCCATACACAACAAACTGTGATCCATCATAATTTGACCATGATAAAAGCTGATGCAGATGTAAAGTTGAAACGGAATCTGAAGTTTCAACAGTCACAGTATTCCTACTTAAACTTTAGCATTGGAGAACTTCGCAGAGGGCAAGAACAACATCAAGATGATCTATTAGATTTGGCTCAAAATATCACACTACTTTGTTCcccaagacatgtagaactatctTCTACTGCAAATTACCAAGTAAATGAAACCCTTATAGAACATGAGACCCAGATTAAATATTTATTGACTGAATCAGAGGCAGCTTTTGAAAATATTAATATTCTGGAGAAATGGTTAAAGGAACTCCGTACCGAATTTAAACAGAATTCAGAAAAAGTCCAGATGCAGTTCATGGAAAAAAGCCTCATCGTGGAAGAAATCAAAGATCTAATTCAGAGGCAGATAATGGAACTTAATTATACTGTTAACAGTATACAAAACAGTAGTGATGAGTTATTTGATAATTGTGACTGCCACAAAATGAATTTGGACATAATTGCTCTTGAGGAAATACAACGGAACTTCTCAAATCAATTTAGAGATGTTTTATATGGAATAGAAGATGTTAAACAGAAGGAGGGAAGTTCAAAGACATATCTGCAGCATTCTGTAGAAGATTTAGCACAGGCCCTTCAGTTTAACCGTCAATCTCTTGCTGCCCAACAAGAACAAGGACGAAAGTTAATGCTCATCACTTCCCAGTTGCAAACTCAAATAAAAACCCTTACAGAAGATGTCAGACATATTAGGATGGACAATGGTCAGATCCACAAGCATATTAAACATCTAGACAGTTCTTTCAGCTCTCTTCTTGAAGATGCAACAAGACATGAGAGAGTGTTGGAAGCTCTGCTTGGAGAAGAAGCTCTTGAACTTCTGTCTGAAGATAATCCAGAAGCTGTGTATATAACAGTCATAAAAATGCATGAAGTGCTGAACAACACTTTGCATGTGCTGGAAAAGCAGCTGCTCAATACTGATTCATTGAGTGAACGTTTGCAATTCTTGGAGATGCATTATGGAAATCAAAATTCTCCTGATTCCCCTGCCATTTTCAATGTTGAGCAACATAATGAAGGAAGAACACTTGATAGATCCTTACGGAGTGGCAGTTTAGAGCACATGGAGCCAAATCATGAAGCATCTAGAGATCATGATGCTAATGAATTTGAACACAATGATATTATGATCTTGAAAAGGGATCTTCAGTATCTCTATGCCAAAGTTAACGAGCTACAGTCTTCATTATCTAATTCAACACATTCTAAAAATGATACAATTAGAGATGCTTTAAAACCATTTAACACTTCAATTATTTCTATAAAGTTGGACATTGAAAATTTAAGAGAGCTTTATAATGAACACATCCAGTTATTCCATAAGGTATTTGGAAATTATGAAGCATTAATTTCTTCAGATGTACCTCTGGATATTGAAAAGCTCAAGTCATTCattgataaaaaaatgaaaaaaagacaaaaaggattagaaacacaaaataaaaaacaaaataaaaaacacagtgaAGAACACTGGCAATCTGATGAAACAGGATCACCCCATCAAGATCCTCTTGTtgcattcagtgcaatttttacCACTGGTGCTGAAGGAGCAAAAATGATCCGATTTAATGATATTGATCTTAATTATGGAGATGCATTTTCCTCAGATGGCCACttcacagctccatacactggaGTCTATGCCTTTTCAATAAGTGTGGATTTTGGCGTTGGTAACGGACTTGGATATTTGGTTTTTAACGGACGACACAGTATTTCCCTTGAAAACAGCAACACTGAGCCAGCAGAAGgaaatttattttaa